A single region of the Polymorphum gilvum SL003B-26A1 genome encodes:
- a CDS encoding argininosuccinate synthase gives MAHGDIKKVVLAYSGGLDTSIILKWLQTELGAEVVTFTADLGQGEELEPARRKAEMLGIKEIFIEDVREEFVRDFVFPMFRANAVYEGVYLLGTSIARPLISKHLIEIAAKTGADAIAHGATGKGNDQVRFELSAYALNPDIKIIAPWRDWSFKSRTELLDFAEKHQIPVAKDKKGEAPFSVDANLLHSSSEGKVLEDPAVEAPEYVHMRTISPEAAPDKATVIKVGFERGDAVSINGERLSPATLLARLNDYGRDNGIGRIDLVENRFVGMKSRGVYETPGGTILLAAHRAIESITLDRGAAHLKDEIMPRYAELIYYGFWFSPEREMLQALIDKSQEHVEGEVTLKLYKGNVIVIGRESPKSLYSESLVTFEDDQGAYDQKDAAGFIKLNALRLRTLAKRNRMG, from the coding sequence ATGGCTCATGGCGACATCAAGAAGGTCGTGCTTGCCTATTCCGGCGGCCTCGACACCTCCATCATCCTGAAATGGCTCCAGACCGAACTCGGTGCGGAGGTGGTCACCTTCACCGCCGACCTCGGCCAGGGCGAGGAACTGGAGCCGGCGCGCCGCAAGGCCGAGATGCTCGGCATCAAGGAGATCTTCATCGAGGACGTGCGCGAGGAATTCGTCCGCGACTTCGTGTTCCCGATGTTCCGCGCCAACGCCGTCTACGAGGGCGTCTACCTGCTCGGCACCTCGATCGCCCGGCCGCTGATCTCCAAGCACCTGATCGAGATCGCTGCCAAGACGGGCGCCGACGCGATCGCCCATGGCGCCACGGGCAAGGGCAACGATCAGGTCCGCTTCGAGCTGTCGGCCTATGCGCTCAACCCGGACATCAAGATCATCGCGCCCTGGCGCGACTGGTCGTTCAAGTCGCGCACCGAGCTGCTCGACTTCGCCGAGAAGCACCAGATTCCGGTCGCCAAGGACAAGAAGGGCGAGGCGCCGTTCTCGGTCGACGCCAACCTGCTGCACTCGTCTTCCGAGGGCAAGGTGCTGGAGGATCCGGCCGTCGAGGCACCGGAATACGTGCACATGCGCACGATCTCGCCGGAAGCGGCTCCCGACAAGGCGACCGTGATCAAGGTCGGTTTCGAGCGCGGCGACGCCGTCTCGATCAACGGCGAGCGCCTGTCGCCGGCCACCCTGCTGGCCAGGCTCAACGACTACGGCCGCGACAACGGCATCGGCCGTATCGATCTGGTCGAGAACCGCTTCGTCGGCATGAAGAGCCGCGGCGTTTACGAGACCCCTGGCGGCACCATCCTGCTCGCCGCCCACCGGGCGATCGAGTCGATCACGCTCGACCGCGGCGCGGCGCACCTGAAGGACGAGATCATGCCGCGCTACGCCGAGCTGATCTACTACGGCTTCTGGTTCTCGCCCGAGCGCGAGATGCTGCAGGCGCTGATCGACAAGAGTCAGGAGCATGTCGAGGGCGAGGTGACGCTGAAGCTCTACAAGGGCAACGTCATCGTCATCGGTCGCGAGAGCCCGAAGTCGCTCTATTCGGAATCGCTGGTGACCTTCGAGGACGACCAGGGCGCCTACGACCAGAAAGACGCTGCCGGCTTCATCAAGCTGAACGCGCTGCGCCTGAGGACGCTCGCCAAGCGCAACCGCATGGGCTGA
- the typA gene encoding translational GTPase TypA has translation MKLRNIAIIAHVDHGKTTLIDVLLKKSGSFRDNQRTEERMMDSNDLERERGITILAKVTSLVWGDTRINIVDTPGHADFGGEVERILHMVDGVVLLVDAAEGPMPQTKFVLGKALKLGLRPIVAINKIDKPEQRAEEVLDEVFDLFAALDANEEQLDFPVVYGSAKQEWMANDPSGPRDSMAPLFDLILNHVPAPKAEAGSFRMLATTIESNPFIGRILTGRIVAGEAVPNMPIKALSRDGTVTETGRISKVLAFRGLERQPIDKGEAGDIVAIAGLSEATVSDTLCAMDVTAPLEAQPIDPPTLSMTFRVNDGPLAGTEGDKVQSRVIRKRLFDEAEGNVALKVEDTEEPDAFIVSGRGELQLAILIENMRREGFELCVGRPRVVYQFDAAGQRLEPIEEVIIDVDEEHSGVVVQKLSERKAELREMRPSGGGRTRLVFYAPTRGLIGYQSELLSDTRGTAIFNRVFHEYAPYKGDIPMRHTGVLISNGDGEAVAYALFNLEDRGPMMIDPGTKVYQGMIIGEHTRGNDLEVNVLKGKQLTNIRAAGKDDAVKLTTPMRLSLEAALSYVADDELVEVTPKNIRLRKALLDPHDRKRAERAAAKASA, from the coding sequence ATGAAGCTGCGCAACATCGCCATCATCGCCCACGTCGACCATGGCAAGACCACCCTGATCGACGTCCTTCTGAAGAAGTCGGGCTCATTCCGCGACAACCAGCGCACGGAAGAGCGCATGATGGACTCCAACGACCTGGAGCGCGAGCGCGGCATCACCATCCTGGCCAAGGTCACCTCGCTTGTGTGGGGCGACACCCGCATCAACATCGTCGACACGCCCGGCCACGCCGATTTCGGCGGCGAGGTGGAGCGCATCCTGCACATGGTCGACGGCGTGGTGCTGCTGGTCGACGCCGCCGAGGGACCGATGCCTCAGACCAAGTTCGTGCTCGGCAAGGCGCTCAAGCTCGGCCTCAGGCCGATCGTCGCCATCAACAAGATCGACAAGCCGGAGCAGCGTGCCGAGGAAGTGCTCGACGAGGTGTTCGACCTGTTCGCCGCGCTCGACGCCAACGAAGAGCAACTCGACTTCCCGGTCGTCTACGGGTCGGCCAAGCAGGAATGGATGGCGAACGACCCCTCCGGCCCGCGCGACTCCATGGCGCCGCTGTTCGACCTGATCCTGAACCATGTCCCCGCGCCCAAGGCGGAAGCCGGCTCGTTCCGCATGCTGGCGACGACCATCGAGAGCAACCCGTTCATCGGCCGCATCCTCACCGGCCGCATCGTCGCCGGCGAGGCGGTGCCCAACATGCCGATCAAGGCCCTGTCGCGCGACGGCACGGTGACCGAAACGGGCCGCATATCCAAGGTGTTGGCCTTCCGCGGCCTGGAACGCCAGCCGATCGACAAGGGCGAGGCCGGCGACATCGTCGCCATTGCCGGGCTGTCCGAGGCAACCGTCTCCGACACGCTGTGCGCCATGGACGTGACCGCACCGCTGGAGGCCCAGCCGATCGACCCGCCGACCCTGTCGATGACCTTCCGCGTCAACGACGGCCCGCTTGCCGGCACCGAAGGCGACAAGGTGCAGTCGCGCGTCATCCGCAAGCGCCTGTTCGACGAGGCCGAGGGCAACGTCGCGCTGAAGGTCGAGGACACGGAAGAGCCGGACGCCTTCATCGTCTCGGGGCGCGGCGAACTGCAGCTCGCCATCCTGATCGAGAACATGCGCCGCGAGGGTTTCGAACTGTGCGTCGGCCGTCCGCGCGTGGTCTACCAGTTCGACGCCGCCGGCCAGCGGCTGGAGCCGATCGAGGAAGTCATCATCGACGTCGACGAGGAGCACTCGGGCGTCGTCGTGCAGAAGCTGTCGGAGCGCAAGGCCGAACTGCGCGAGATGCGCCCGTCGGGCGGCGGCCGCACCCGCCTGGTGTTCTACGCGCCGACGCGCGGGCTGATCGGCTACCAGTCCGAACTGCTCTCGGACACCCGCGGCACGGCGATCTTCAACCGCGTGTTCCACGAGTATGCGCCCTACAAGGGCGACATCCCGATGCGCCACACCGGCGTGCTGATCTCCAACGGCGACGGCGAGGCGGTGGCCTACGCCCTGTTCAACCTGGAGGATCGCGGCCCGATGATGATCGACCCGGGCACCAAGGTCTACCAGGGCATGATCATCGGCGAGCACACCCGCGGCAACGACCTTGAGGTCAACGTGCTGAAGGGTAAGCAGCTGACCAACATCCGCGCTGCCGGAAAGGACGATGCGGTCAAGCTGACGACGCCGATGCGCCTCAGCCTGGAGGCGGCACTGTCCTATGTCGCCGACGACGAGCTGGTCGAGGTGACGCCGAAGAACATCCGTCTGCGCAAGGCGCTGCTCGATCCGCACGACCGCAAGCGCGCCGAGCGCGCCGCAGCCAAGGCGAGCGCCTGA
- a CDS encoding MarR family winged helix-turn-helix transcriptional regulator: MTASDPVSSIAMLIVDLSRLLRRRFEAALAEVDTGLTVAEARALNFIRRHPGRRQAVLAERLNIEPMTLVGYLDSLERAGLVSREVDSADRRAKIVALTPAAAPVLGRIDLAINRVHRELVGDLPPEQAERARDVLAAFKANLLAIDRDGDCE, encoded by the coding sequence ATGACTGCTTCCGATCCGGTTTCCTCGATCGCCATGCTGATCGTGGACCTCTCACGCCTGCTGCGGCGACGCTTCGAGGCGGCCCTTGCCGAGGTCGATACCGGTCTGACCGTGGCCGAGGCGCGCGCGCTGAACTTCATCCGCCGCCATCCCGGACGCCGCCAGGCGGTGCTCGCCGAGCGGCTCAACATCGAGCCGATGACCCTGGTCGGCTATCTCGATTCCCTGGAACGCGCCGGGCTGGTCAGCCGCGAGGTCGACAGCGCCGACCGGCGCGCCAAGATCGTCGCGTTGACCCCGGCCGCCGCGCCCGTCCTGGGGCGCATCGATCTCGCGATCAACCGCGTCCATCGCGAGTTGGTCGGCGATCTTCCGCCAGAGCAGGCGGAGCGCGCCCGCGACGTGCTGGCCGCGTTCAAGGCCAACCTGCTGGCCATCGACCGCGACGGAGACTGCGAATGA
- the gloB gene encoding hydroxyacylglutathione hydrolase has protein sequence MARAEVRQFSCLSDNFGVLVHDPDSGATVAIDVPDAEPYLAVLSETGWTLGHILITHHHWDHVQGLAALKEATGARVVGPALSRDKIAGLDDTVEDGDTVHVGPWEVKAIATPGHTLDQISWWFPSEGIAHTGDTLFALGCGRVFEGDMEMMWASLDKLARLLPPETVIYCGHEYTAANARFALAVDPHNAALRARADEVAALRAAGRPTLPTTMARELATNPFLRARDPGLQRALGFEGADPAAVFAEVRRRKDKA, from the coding sequence ATGGCCCGTGCCGAGGTCCGACAGTTTTCCTGCCTGTCCGACAATTTCGGCGTGCTGGTGCACGACCCCGACAGCGGCGCGACGGTCGCCATCGACGTGCCCGATGCCGAGCCCTATCTCGCGGTGCTCTCTGAAACCGGCTGGACGCTCGGCCACATCCTGATCACCCATCATCACTGGGACCACGTCCAGGGCCTCGCCGCGCTGAAGGAGGCGACCGGTGCCCGTGTCGTCGGCCCGGCCCTGTCGCGCGACAAGATCGCCGGCCTCGACGACACCGTGGAGGACGGCGACACCGTCCATGTCGGTCCCTGGGAGGTCAAGGCGATCGCGACGCCGGGCCACACGCTCGACCAGATCTCCTGGTGGTTTCCGTCCGAGGGCATCGCGCACACCGGCGACACGCTGTTCGCGCTCGGCTGCGGCCGGGTGTTCGAAGGCGACATGGAGATGATGTGGGCCTCGCTCGACAAGCTCGCCCGCCTGCTGCCGCCCGAGACCGTGATCTACTGCGGCCACGAATACACGGCCGCCAACGCCCGCTTCGCGCTCGCCGTCGATCCGCATAACGCGGCGCTCAGGGCGCGCGCCGACGAGGTCGCCGCGCTGCGCGCCGCCGGCCGGCCGACGCTGCCGACGACCATGGCGCGCGAACTGGCGACCAACCCGTTCCTGCGCGCGCGGGATCCGGGCCTGCAGAGGGCGCTCGGCTTCGAGGGCGCGGATCCGGCCGCCGTCTTCGCCGAGGTCCGCCGACGCAAGGACAAGGCTTAA
- a CDS encoding cupin domain-containing protein — translation MPLNLSVSEVVAMLGMKPHPEGGFYVETFRDPATDAGGRAASTAIYFLLPEGVLSRWHRIDAVEVWHWYRGAPLELSVSADGACLETVTLGPDLVAGQRPQAGVPRHSWQQAMSLGPWTLVGCTVAPGFDFSGFELAPEGWAPR, via the coding sequence ATGCCCCTCAATCTCAGCGTCTCCGAGGTCGTGGCGATGCTCGGCATGAAGCCGCATCCCGAAGGCGGCTTCTATGTCGAGACGTTCCGCGATCCGGCGACCGACGCCGGCGGGCGCGCCGCCTCGACGGCGATCTATTTCCTGCTGCCCGAGGGCGTTCTGTCGCGCTGGCACCGGATCGATGCGGTCGAGGTCTGGCACTGGTACCGCGGCGCGCCGCTGGAGCTGTCGGTCAGCGCCGATGGCGCTTGCCTGGAGACGGTGACGCTCGGTCCCGATCTCGTCGCCGGCCAGCGGCCGCAGGCGGGCGTGCCGCGCCACTCCTGGCAGCAGGCCATGAGCCTCGGCCCCTGGACGCTGGTCGGCTGCACCGTGGCGCCGGGGTTCGACTTCTCCGGCTTCGAACTGGCGCCCGAGGGCTGGGCGCCGAGGTAA
- a CDS encoding TspO/MBR family protein, whose amino-acid sequence MSRPGMPTVVLFLFAVVGGGLVIGATNMPGAWYQGLVKPPFTPPNWLFAPAWTLLYALIALAGARAFQRRVSTPALFRLWLGQMALNFAWSPAVFTLHSLTLGLVVILALLTAIGAFIHLAWKTDRTAALLFLPYAGWVALATYLNAGLVALN is encoded by the coding sequence ATGTCTCGCCCGGGTATGCCGACCGTCGTCCTGTTCCTGTTCGCCGTCGTCGGCGGCGGGCTCGTCATCGGTGCCACCAACATGCCCGGCGCCTGGTACCAAGGGCTCGTCAAGCCGCCGTTCACCCCGCCCAACTGGCTGTTCGCGCCGGCATGGACCCTGCTCTATGCGCTAATCGCGCTGGCCGGGGCGCGTGCATTCCAGAGGCGGGTGTCGACGCCGGCCCTGTTCCGCCTGTGGCTGGGGCAGATGGCGCTCAACTTCGCCTGGAGCCCGGCCGTGTTCACTCTGCATAGCCTCACCCTCGGGCTCGTCGTGATCCTGGCTCTGCTGACGGCGATCGGCGCCTTCATCCACCTCGCCTGGAAGACGGACCGGACGGCCGCGCTGCTGTTCCTGCCCTATGCCGGCTGGGTCGCCCTCGCGACCTATCTCAACGCCGGTCTCGTCGCGCTCAACTGA
- a CDS encoding acyloxyacyl hydrolase, which produces MTSAVGQILASGLCLLAISGAAGAADLTAPTPRSAVVSEVRGGLLYHDLLGKEPGVDLNAEFLSRWGGFGFVVPGLDTFAMLRPHIGASLNLMGDTSMIYAGYTLTVDVTDRLFVEGSFGGMVHNGYHDTTKRDRLELGCSLLFRESAAVGLRLTERLNVTATIEHSSNNGECAPNNGLTNAGVRLGYAF; this is translated from the coding sequence GTGACATCAGCTGTGGGCCAAATCCTGGCGTCCGGACTCTGTCTTCTTGCCATATCCGGCGCGGCCGGTGCCGCCGATCTCACGGCCCCCACGCCGCGCTCCGCGGTCGTCAGCGAAGTCCGCGGCGGCCTGCTCTACCATGACCTGCTCGGCAAGGAGCCGGGCGTCGACCTCAACGCCGAGTTCCTGAGCCGCTGGGGCGGTTTCGGCTTCGTGGTGCCGGGGCTCGACACCTTCGCCATGCTGCGCCCTCACATCGGTGCGAGCCTCAACCTGATGGGCGACACCAGCATGATCTACGCGGGCTACACGCTGACCGTCGACGTTACGGACCGCCTGTTCGTCGAGGGCAGCTTCGGCGGCATGGTCCACAACGGCTATCACGACACCACGAAGCGTGACCGGCTGGAACTCGGCTGCAGCCTGCTGTTCCGCGAATCGGCGGCGGTCGGCCTGCGCCTCACCGAGCGGCTCAACGTCACGGCGACGATCGAGCATTCCTCCAACAACGGCGAATGCGCGCCGAACAACGGCCTGACCAACGCCGGCGTTCGCCTCGGCTACGCGTTCTGA
- the metW gene encoding methionine biosynthesis protein MetW: protein MTTNTRMLQPRGDHLVVCDLVPEGARVLDVGCEDGALLRLLAERRHVDGRGIELSQSGVNKAVARGLSVVQGDADTDLADYPDDAFDVVILSQTLQATRDPKGVLRQLLRIGGLVIVSIPNFAHWRNRMQLLLRGRMPVTKYLPYQWYDTPNIHFCSIRDFVALVDELDATVVKAVALSGRGERITFNAPWWLWNLVGEQAVFLLKR, encoded by the coding sequence ATGACCACGAACACCCGCATGCTCCAGCCGCGCGGCGATCACCTGGTGGTCTGCGATCTCGTCCCGGAAGGGGCGCGCGTGCTCGACGTCGGCTGCGAGGACGGCGCGCTGCTGCGGCTGCTCGCCGAGCGGCGCCATGTCGATGGCCGCGGCATCGAGCTGTCGCAGAGCGGCGTCAACAAGGCGGTGGCGCGCGGCCTGTCGGTCGTCCAGGGCGACGCCGATACCGACCTCGCCGACTATCCGGACGATGCCTTCGACGTGGTCATCCTCAGCCAGACGCTGCAGGCGACCCGCGATCCCAAGGGCGTACTGCGCCAGCTGTTGCGCATCGGCGGCCTGGTGATCGTGTCGATCCCCAATTTCGCCCACTGGCGCAACCGCATGCAACTCCTGCTGCGCGGCCGCATGCCGGTGACCAAGTACCTGCCCTATCAGTGGTACGACACGCCGAACATCCATTTCTGCTCGATCCGCGACTTTGTCGCCCTGGTCGACGAGCTGGACGCCACGGTGGTCAAGGCGGTGGCGCTCAGCGGTCGCGGCGAGCGGATTACCTTCAACGCGCCGTGGTGGCTGTGGAATCTGGTCGGCGAACAGGCGGTGTTCCTGTTGAAACGGTGA
- the folK gene encoding 2-amino-4-hydroxy-6-hydroxymethyldihydropteridine diphosphokinase, with translation MSAAMPPVRAALGLGSNMGDPKANLDAAVARLATSDGISLVARSSGYRTPPWGPVPQDDYRNICVTIDTTLSPRALLDRCLQIEREMGRVRDVRWGPRLIDIDVLIYGRETVDEDNLTIPHPRMGERAFVLVPLVEIWPDAPLGGGRTALEALASCPDTDGIVRLDD, from the coding sequence GTGAGCGCCGCCATGCCGCCCGTGCGCGCGGCACTCGGCCTCGGCTCCAACATGGGCGACCCGAAGGCCAACCTGGACGCGGCCGTCGCGAGGCTCGCCACAAGCGACGGCATCAGCCTCGTCGCCCGCTCGTCCGGCTACCGTACCCCGCCCTGGGGACCGGTGCCGCAGGACGACTACCGCAACATCTGCGTGACGATCGACACCACCTTGTCGCCGCGCGCGCTGCTCGACCGCTGCCTGCAGATCGAGCGCGAGATGGGCCGCGTGCGCGACGTGCGCTGGGGGCCGCGGCTGATCGACATCGACGTGCTGATCTACGGTCGGGAGACGGTCGACGAGGACAACCTGACGATCCCGCATCCGCGCATGGGCGAGCGCGCCTTCGTGCTGGTGCCCCTCGTCGAGATCTGGCCGGACGCGCCGCTCGGCGGCGGTCGCACGGCGCTGGAGGCGCTGGCGAGCTGCCCGGACACCGACGGCATCGTCCGGCTCGACGACTGA
- a CDS encoding multidrug effflux MFS transporter: MSAATAALMSERRTAILGAALVAIGPITMALYTPAMPALAAAFGTSASMVKLTLTAYFAGFALTQLVCGPLTDAYGRRPVTLIFMALYLVSTLLATFAPTIEWMIAARTLQGVGAAIGISVSRAIVRDQFTGQTAARIMNTIAMMLALGPALSPSVGGLTLELFGWREIFIFMTLYGVVLTLAVVVFMRETNAYIDPANIRIRRLVVNYAALLKDPRFLQPSLLIGFGIGTIYAIATVLPFVLIDRVGLSPSAFGFGMLAQSGSFIAGTVVTGRLLKRIEAGRLVPASLVGMTLAALAMIVSLTMLPPGFLSVMGPVALFAFSITFMLPAATVASLQGFPHMAGAASSLTGFLQFGSGILGSLCAAALGDPLLGMAVIGPGMPLLAVGAYLLLGPSARRHGLPAE, from the coding sequence ATGAGCGCCGCGACCGCCGCCCTCATGAGCGAACGGCGTACGGCTATTCTTGGCGCCGCGCTGGTCGCGATCGGGCCGATCACCATGGCCCTCTACACCCCCGCCATGCCGGCGCTCGCCGCCGCCTTCGGCACCAGCGCCTCGATGGTCAAGCTGACCCTGACGGCCTATTTCGCCGGCTTCGCGCTGACGCAACTGGTCTGCGGCCCGCTCACCGACGCCTACGGACGGCGTCCGGTTACCCTCATCTTCATGGCGCTCTATCTCGTCTCGACCCTTTTGGCCACTTTTGCGCCGACCATCGAATGGATGATCGCGGCCCGCACGCTGCAGGGCGTTGGCGCGGCGATCGGCATCTCGGTGTCGCGCGCGATCGTGCGCGACCAGTTCACCGGCCAGACCGCGGCGCGGATCATGAACACCATCGCCATGATGCTGGCGCTCGGTCCGGCCCTGTCGCCATCGGTCGGCGGGCTGACGCTGGAGCTGTTCGGCTGGCGAGAGATCTTCATCTTCATGACGCTCTACGGCGTCGTGTTGACCCTGGCCGTCGTTGTGTTCATGCGCGAGACCAACGCCTATATCGACCCGGCCAACATCCGGATCCGGCGCTTGGTGGTCAACTATGCCGCTCTGCTGAAGGACCCCCGCTTCCTGCAGCCGAGCCTTCTGATCGGGTTCGGCATCGGCACCATCTACGCCATCGCCACGGTGCTGCCCTTCGTGCTGATCGATCGGGTTGGCCTGTCGCCGTCGGCCTTCGGTTTCGGCATGCTTGCCCAGTCGGGCTCGTTCATTGCCGGCACCGTCGTCACGGGTCGGCTGCTGAAGCGCATCGAAGCCGGCCGGCTGGTTCCGGCCAGCCTCGTCGGCATGACGCTGGCGGCGCTGGCCATGATCGTGTCGCTGACGATGCTGCCGCCCGGCTTCCTGAGCGTGATGGGGCCGGTCGCGCTGTTCGCCTTCTCGATCACCTTCATGTTGCCGGCCGCCACCGTCGCCTCGCTGCAGGGTTTCCCGCACATGGCGGGCGCCGCCTCGTCGCTGACCGGCTTCCTGCAGTTCGGCTCGGGCATCCTCGGCAGCCTGTGCGCCGCGGCCCTCGGCGACCCGCTGCTCGGCATGGCCGTGATCGGGCCGGGCATGCCGCTGCTGGCTGTCGGCGCCTATCTGCTGCTCGGCCCGTCCGCCCGTCGGCACGGCCTGCCGGCGGAATAG
- the folP gene encoding dihydropteroate synthase has product MAHSRPYTLPSGRPHVMGILNLTPDSFSDGGRFVDARTAVAHARAMAEEGADILDIGGESTRPGAAPVSLEEEWARLAPVLDPVVELGLPVSIDTYKAEIARRACAAGAVIVNDVWGLQRDSAMADAVAETGAHVIMMHNRTKADPSVDILADIDRFFERSMTLADRAGIARDRQILDPGFGFGKTVDQNYLILNRFASLKKHGLPLLAGASRKRMIAAVLDVLADERLYGSLAVHLLAAERGAAIVRVHDVRPHVDALRILEATLAEQVR; this is encoded by the coding sequence ATGGCGCATTCTCGCCCCTACACGCTCCCCTCCGGCCGACCCCACGTGATGGGCATCCTCAACCTAACGCCGGACAGCTTTTCCGACGGCGGGCGTTTTGTCGACGCCCGAACGGCCGTCGCCCATGCGCGGGCGATGGCGGAGGAGGGCGCCGACATCCTCGACATCGGCGGCGAAAGCACCCGTCCGGGCGCCGCTCCCGTCTCGCTCGAGGAGGAATGGGCGCGCCTTGCTCCGGTGCTCGATCCGGTGGTCGAGCTCGGCCTGCCCGTCTCCATCGACACCTACAAGGCCGAGATCGCCCGGCGCGCCTGCGCCGCCGGCGCAGTCATCGTCAACGACGTCTGGGGCCTGCAGAGGGACTCGGCCATGGCCGACGCGGTCGCCGAGACCGGCGCCCACGTGATCATGATGCACAACCGTACCAAAGCCGACCCGTCGGTCGACATCCTCGCCGACATCGACCGCTTCTTCGAACGCTCGATGACCCTGGCGGATCGTGCCGGCATCGCGCGCGACCGGCAGATCCTCGATCCAGGCTTCGGCTTCGGCAAGACCGTCGACCAGAACTACCTGATCCTCAACCGCTTCGCGTCGCTGAAGAAGCACGGCCTGCCGCTGCTCGCCGGCGCCTCGCGCAAGCGCATGATCGCCGCGGTGCTGGACGTGCTGGCCGACGAGCGCCTCTACGGCTCGCTCGCCGTCCACCTGCTGGCCGCCGAGCGGGGGGCGGCGATTGTGCGCGTCCACGACGTGCGACCCCATGTCGACGCCTTGCGCATCCTGGAAGCGACCCTTGCGGAGCAGGTCCGGTGA
- a CDS encoding methyltransferase domain-containing protein — protein sequence MYLDVADLRTFYDLPLGRLLRSLVGGRIRALWPSLKGQSMLGVGYAGPFLRPYLDEAERCVAAMPGPQGVVAWPRERDNAAVLVDEAHLPFSDALFERALVVHALDLSGDPAAMLREVWRVLAPGGRVIVVVPNRRGLWSQSETSPFGYGRPYSRGQIQGLLKTCQFDVTANEEALFLPPTRARMVLRSARTWEAAGRRLWPAFAGLLLVEAEKRIYRGLPVEEGPRVLRVLRPVFIPEGAATGLRPAGPEPSRLTVSTGTPPVRRPDSTATTAR from the coding sequence ATGTATCTCGACGTTGCCGACCTGAGAACCTTCTACGACCTGCCGCTCGGGCGCCTGCTGCGCAGCCTCGTCGGCGGACGCATCCGCGCGCTGTGGCCGTCCCTTAAGGGCCAGAGCATGCTCGGCGTCGGCTACGCCGGGCCGTTCCTGCGCCCCTATCTGGACGAGGCCGAACGCTGCGTCGCCGCCATGCCCGGACCGCAGGGCGTGGTCGCCTGGCCGCGCGAGCGCGACAATGCCGCCGTTCTGGTCGACGAGGCCCACCTGCCGTTTTCCGATGCCCTGTTCGAGCGCGCGCTGGTCGTGCACGCCCTCGACCTGTCCGGCGATCCGGCGGCGATGCTGCGCGAGGTCTGGCGCGTTCTGGCGCCGGGCGGGCGGGTGATCGTGGTGGTGCCCAACCGGCGCGGCCTGTGGTCGCAGTCGGAGACATCGCCCTTCGGCTACGGCCGGCCCTATTCGAGGGGCCAGATCCAGGGACTGCTGAAAACCTGCCAGTTCGACGTGACCGCCAACGAGGAGGCGTTGTTCCTGCCGCCGACGCGCGCCCGCATGGTGCTGCGCTCGGCGCGGACCTGGGAGGCCGCCGGCCGTCGCCTGTGGCCAGCCTTCGCCGGCCTTCTGCTGGTCGAGGCGGAGAAGCGGATCTACCGCGGCCTGCCGGTCGAGGAGGGGCCGCGGGTGCTGCGGGTGCTGCGGCCGGTGTTCATCCCCGAGGGCGCGGCGACGGGATTGCGGCCGGCGGGACCGGAGCCATCCCGCCTCACCGTTTCAACAGGAACACCGCCTGTTCGCCGACCAGATTCCACAGCCACCACGGCGCGTTGA